Proteins from a single region of Oncorhynchus kisutch isolate 150728-3 unplaced genomic scaffold, Okis_V2 Okis01b-Okis20b_hom, whole genome shotgun sequence:
- the LOC116358824 gene encoding uncharacterized protein LOC116358824: MNGRDVSGFQLLSRSIIMGLWHQYQQLLPRSSIMGLWHQYQQLLPRSSIMGLWHQYQQLLPRSSIMGLWHQYQQLLPRSSIMGLWHQYQQLLSRSSIMGLWHQYQQLLSRSSIMGLWHQYQQLLSRSSIMGLWHQYQQLLSRSSIMGLWHQYQQLLSRSSIMGLWHQYQQLLSRSSIMGLWHQYQQLLSRSSIMGLWHQYQQLLSRSSIMGLWHQYQQLLSRSSLMGLWHQYQQAPPRSNLMGLQLLLLLSVHLSVKIIKSAASK; the protein is encoded by the exons ATGAATGGGAGAGACGTGTCTGGCTTCCAG CTCCTGTCCAGGTCCATCATCATGGGCCTGTGGCACCAGTACCAGCAGCTTCTGCCCAGGTCCAGCATCATGGGCCTGTGGCACCAGTACCAGCAGCTTCTGCCCAGGTCCAGCATCATGGGCCTGTGGCACCAGTACCAGCAGCTTCTGCCCAGGTCCAGCATCATGGGCCTGTGGCACCAGTACCAGCAGCTTCTGCCCAGGTCCAGCATCATGGGCCTGTGGCACCAGTACCAGCAGCTTCTGTCCAGGTCCAGCATCATGGGCCTGTGGCACCAGTACCAGCAACTCCTGTCCAGGTCCAGCATCATGGGCCTGTGGCACCAGTACCAGCAGCTCCTGTCCAGGTCCAGCATCATGGGCCTGTGGCACCAGTACCAGCAGCTTCTGTCCAGGTCCAGCATCATGGGCCTGTGGCACCAGTACCAGCAACTCCTGTCCAGGTCCAGCATCATGGGCCTGTGGCACCAGTACCAGCAGCTCCTGTCCAGGTCCAGCATCATGGGCCTGTGGCACCAGTACCAGCAGCTCCTGTCCAGGTCCAGCATCATGGGCCTGTGGCACCAGTACCAGCAGCTCCTGTCCAGGTCCAGCATCATGGGCCTGTGGCACCAGTACCAGCAGCTCCTGTCCAGGTCCAGCCTCATGGGCCTGTGGCACCAGTACCAGCAGGCCCCGCCCAGGTCCAACCTCATGGGCCTGCAGCTCCTACTGCTGTTGTCCGTCCATCTCTCCGTGAAGATAATCAAATCAGCGGCTTCCAAATAA